Part of the Leptolyngbya sp. BL0902 genome, TGGGCATCACGATGGCGCGGGCAAACTGTCGCGCCGTATAGGGCAGCACGGTCTTGAGGGCCTCTCCGTCGCGGAGGTGCAGGTGCCAGTCGTCGGGTCGAGTCAGGGTGATTGTATCCATACGATCCATCATATCGGCTTCCCCACCTTCGTTGATCTTGCACCTGGATAGGCAATGGATAGCCCGTCTGCCCTCTACCCTTCGGAGTCTTTACCTGACTTGCCGCCGATGCGAGGTTTTTCTACCTGGGTTTGCGATTCCCCAATAAAACGCAAAAAAGGAGGCCGTGGGGGCCTCCTAGAGTTTGGGTTTGGGGCTGATGGCGTAACGCCCCAAACACCGGGATAGACTGCTTTACCCTTACAGAGCGTTGCCGCGAGGCAGCACTTCTTCGGGGAAGACAAACTTTTCGTGGGGTTGGTCGGTGGGAGCCATCCAAGCCCGGATACCTTCGTTCAGCAGAATGTTCTTGGTGTAGAAGGTTTCAAATTCAGGGTCTTCCGCCGCCCGGATTTCCTGGGAGACGAAGTCGTAGGCCCGCAGGTTCAGACCCAGACCCACCACGCCCACGGCACTCATCCACAGGCCCGTCACAGGCACAAACAGCATGAAGAAGTGCAGCCAACGCTTGTTGGAGAAGGCGATCCCAAAAATCTGAGACCAGAATCGGTTCGCCGTCACCATGGAGTAGGTTTCTTCGGCTTGGGTGGGTTCAAAGGCGCGGAAGGTGTTGGCGTTCTCGCCGTCCTTGAACAGGGTGTTCTCCACCGTGGCTCCGTGGATGGCGCAGAGCAGCGCACCGCCCAGCACCCCAGCAACGCCCATCATGTGGAAGGGGTTGAGGGTCCAGTTGTGGAAGCCTTGGAAGAACAGCAGGAAGCGGAAGATGGACGCCACACCAAAGCTGGGGGCAAAGAACCAGCTACTTTGGCCGAGGGGGTACATCAGAAACACGCTGACGAACACCGCAATCGGCGCGGAGAAGGCAATGGCGTTGTAGGGCCGCAGACCCACCAGACGGGCCACTTCAAACTGACGCAGCATGAAGCCGATCAGACCGAAGGCACCGTGCAGGGCCACAAAGCTCCACAGGCCGCCCAGTTGGCACCAGCGGACGAAATCGCCCTGGGCTTCGGGACCCCAGAGCAGCAGCAGGGAGTGACCCAAGCTGTTGGCCGGGGTCGAAACGGCCACGGTCAAAAAGTTAGCCCCTTCCAGGTAGGACGACGCGAGGCCGTGGGTGTACCAGGAGGTGACGAAGGTGGTGCCAGTCAGCCAGCCGCCCACCGCCAGATAGGCGCAGGGGAACAGCAGGATGCCAGACCAGCCCACAAATACAAAGCGATCGCGCTTCAGCCAGTCATCGAGGACGTCGAACCATCCCCGTTGAGCTTGCGCGCGCCCCATTGCAATGGTCATACGCGGATCTCCGTAATCATCAATGGACAGGTATATACACGGAAGATAATGGCGCTTCCCCAGTGTTTCGTGAGCCAAGCCCGACAACCTGTCAAGACCGCAGCCCCGAATTATGAGGAGTGTTTACTATTCTTTACCGTAGTGATCATTATAGGGGGTGTTTTTGATGTTCCCAACCTCTAATCGCCGAATTCCTTAAGATTTAAGGCTTTGAATAGGTTGATATACCTAATCTAGATGAGAGAAATCTGGCCCATGTCAGCTTTGGCGTGCCCAGCACTACACTGATAACTATGGTGGGAACATCTATATTGGGTGGAAACATCACGCCATTGGCCATCGTTAACGTTACGAGTACTCCTTAACCTATGTTTACGATTGAATTGACCCTCAAGAACACGGCTATGCCCCTCTCGGTGCAAAAAAAGGAGCAGGAGGCCGCAGAAGCGCTCTACGGATCCCTTGTGAACGACGTTCGCAGTGGCGGTAGCCAATGGCTAGAAATGACCTGCGATCAAATCCCCAACAAAAAAGTAACGGTGCTCGCCAGCGAAGTCGCCGCCGTGCAAATCTTCGAGAAAGCGGCGGGTGTAGCGGGTGGGCGTCCCCCCGGTTTCTTTGCCCTCAGCGCTGATCAATAGGTTCAGTCGATTACAAACGCGCTCTTGATCCCATAGTCTAGCCCTCACCCTACATCCCTCTCCTAAGTTGGGAGAGGGACTTTGAAGGATCTTCCGGCTCCCTTCTCCCTCCTGGGAGAGGGGCTGGGGGTGAGGGCTGGCAAGAGACTTTGCAATTTACCAAAGCTCAAATTCATTGATCGGCCTATGACTGCCACCCACCCCAACGCCGCCATCGCCGTTCACAACCTGCAATTTCAGTGGCCTTCGGGGCAACCTGTGTTGCAGAACTGTTCCCTGACGGTGGAGCGGGGCGAGTTTTGTATGCTGCTGGGCAACAACGGCAGCGGCAAATCCACCCTGCTGCGGATTTTGGGTGGGTTGCTGAAGCCCCAGGCCGGGGAGTGGTTCATTGAATCCCCCGTCGGCTTTGTGTTTCAAAATCCCGATCACCAACTGGTGATGCCCACCGTAGGAGCGGATGTCGCCTTCGGTCTGGTCGAAGAAAAGCTGCCCCTGGCGGACATTCGCAACCGGGTAGACGATGCCCTCGCCGCCATCAATTTGTTAGACCTCAAGCGCCGCCCCATCTATGCCCTCAGCGGGGGCCAAAAACAGCGCGTCGCCATCGCCGGAGCCATTGCCCGCCACTGCCATGTGCTGCTGCTGGACGAACCCACCGCCCTTTTAGATCCTGACAGCCAAATCGACCTCGTAAAACGGGTGCGAGAACTGGTGAAAGAACGTGGCCTGACCGCCCTGTGGGTCACGCACCGCCTGGTGGAACTAGACTACTGCGACCGAGCCTTTCTGCTGCAATCGGGCCAAGTGACCGATGAGGGCGACCCAGAGCGCATGAAGGCGTTATTGCAGACGGCCTAGTCTAACTACAAAGTCACTGGCCACCACACCCCCGCCCTGTAGCCAGAGCAACCCCAAACCCCTAAAATCCCCGGTAAGATGAGATTAAGGGATCATGTCGTTATGTAACTGGGGCGGGGGATGGGGCCATGGATCAGGGGGATTGCATTGCCAAGCTATTGGTAGACGGCTACAACATGATCGGCGCATGGCCGTTGCTGGTGCAAAAAAAGCAGCAGGAAGGCTTTGAGGCCGCCCGTCGCGAATTAATTGAAATCCTAGCCAACTACAGCGCCCGCAAAGGGTTGGATACGCACCTGGTGTTCGACGCCCACGGAGTACCCTCGCCCAGCGTTCAAGAAGTCGTCACCGACCGCCTTTCGGTACACTACACCGACTTTGGCCAAACCGCCGACACCTACATCGAAAAAGTCTGCGCCAGACTCATGCACCAATCCCGCCGCAACCACCGGATCATTGTTGCTACCTCCGACCGTGTGCATCAACTCACCGTCACGGGTTACGGGGCTGAATGGATGTCGGCCCGCCAACTGGAAAGCGATATCCACCTCATCCACCAGCAAAGCCTGCGCCGCCGCCCCCGGCGTTCCCAGCCAGCCCGTCGTTCGTTGATGAGTGGTTTGGATCAAGAAGCCCAGGAAAAACTGATGCGCTTGCGATTTGGCCACCGGGGCTAGGTGCAAGGGTGGGTCAGACTCGCAGAAGGTGGGCCGATTCCGGGAAAAAAAACTTTTTTCGAGAAAGGGGTTGTCAAAGGGGGGCTTTTCTCGTTACTATTAGTTTCGACTTAATCCTCAGTAGCTCAGTGGTAGAGCGGTCGGCTGTTAACCGATTGGTCGTAGGTTCGAATCCTACCTGGGGAGTTTTGAAAAATCACCGTTTTTTCAAGCCTAGTTGGTTTGAAGAGAGTTGGCGCTTAGTCGCCAAAATAGCCGAGTATTAGTGGTCTGCCCTGGGTTAGTTCTGTGGCTCAGTAGCTTCAGCTATTTTCTAGATGGGGAATTCAGGTGGGCAATAGCGGGCTAAAACAGGCTGGCTAAGGCGATCACCAGCGGCCCTAGGGCCAGGGCTGGCAGAAATGACGCCACCCGAATTTGAGCCACCTCCAACAGGCTGAGGCCGATACCGAGAATCATCAGCCCACCCATGCCCGTAATCAGCAGAATGTACGGGTTGGTGGTGGGGTCGGGAATTGCCGCCCCAGACACACTGGCCAGCAGCGACAAACTGCCCTGCACCACCAGCACGCTCAGGGCCGAAAACCCCACCCCCACGCCATAGCTCCCGGTCATGGCAATGGAGGCCAGCCCGTCCATGGTGGCCTTGAGGGTGAGTAGGGTGTTATCCCCGGCTAGGCCGTTGTTGAGGCTACCCAGGATGGCCATGGGGCCAATGCAAAAGAGCAAGCTCGCCGCCACAAAGCCCTCCGTAAACCTGCCGCCGCCCTTTACCTGGGCCTTGAGCCAGTCCCCCAGTGTGGTGAGGCGCTGCTCGATTTGGCCCCATTCCCCCAGCAGCCCCCCCGCCACCATCACCAGCAACGCCAGGATGATGCCATCCAAGGGGCCAACCTGTACTGCCGAAAGACTCCCGGCCATGGCTACCCCAATCACCAGGGTCATCAGCCCCACGGCCTGGGTAATTACCTGCTGCATGGCGCGAGGCAGGCGGCTCCGCAGCAGAAGCCCCAGGCTGGTGCCTGCAATCACGGTGGCCACGTTAATCCAAGTGCCGCTGGTTTTGGCCCACAGGCTGAGCATAGATGCATCCTTGACGACTGCTTGAGGGGTTGGGGGTTGGGGCGCTGGGATCGATAGCCCTTCTCTCGGCCATGAGGAACCCCCTAGAAGCGCTCGGCTTCCAGAGGGTGATGAGGGTTCGCGTTAGGGCCAGGGGCCTCTAGTATTCGGGCACGGAGGGATCAACGTCCTTGCTCCAGGCTAGGATGCCGCCTTTGACGTTGGTACCATCGATGCCGTGCTGCTTGAGGATGCCCAGGGCCTTGGCCGAGCGCCCACCCATTTTGCAATGGACAATCAGCCGATGGCCGTTGAGCAGTTCCTTCACTTGGCTAACGCCGTCGCCGTTTTCGATATCCGGCAGAGGCACCAGCACGGATCCGGGGATCTTGGCGATTTCGTACTCGTTGGGGTTCCGCACGTCCAGCAGCAGAACGTTATCTGCACCGCTGTCGAGCACCTGCTTCAGTTCGGTGACGGTCATTTCGGGGATGCCCGCCTTTTCCTTCTCCGCCTGGGCCTGGGCCTGGGGAATGCCACAGAACATTTCGTAGTCGATCAGGCCTTCGATCACCGGGCGCACGGGGTTGGGCCGCAGCTTCAGCTCCCGGAAGGTCATATCTAGGGCGTTGTAGAGCAACAGGCGACCGCTGAGGGTTTTGCCCGTGCCCAAAATCACCTTGATGGTTTCATTGGCCTGAATGGTGCCGATGATGCCGGGAAGCACCCCCAGCACGCCACCTTCGGCGCAAGAGGGCACCATCCCCGGCGGGGGCGGTTCGGGATAGAGGTCGCGGTAGTTGGGGCCATCCTGGTAGTTGAACACCGTGGCCTGCCCCTCAAACCGGAAAATGGAGCCGTAGACGTTGGGCTTGTTCAGCAGCACACAGGCATCGTTGACCAGGTAGCGGGTCGGGAAGTTATCGGTGCCGTCTACCACCACATCGTAGGGCGCGAAAATATCCAGGGCGTTTTCGGCGCTGAGGCGGGTTTCGTAGAGGTCGATCTGGCAGTGGGGGTTGATTTCTAGAATGCGGTTTTTGGCCGATTCAATCTTGGGTTTGCCCACCCAGGATTCGCTGTGGATGATTTGGCGATGCAGGTTGGACTGATCCACCACATCGAAATCCACAATGCCGATGCGACCAATGCCAGCGGCGGCCAAATACAGCAGCAGGGGCGACCCCAGCCCGCCCGTGCCCACACAGAGCACGCTAGCGGCCTTGAGTTTCTTTTGCCCCTCTAGGCCCACCTCCGGCAGAATGATGTGGCGGGAGTAGCGCTCGTACTCCTCTTTAGTGAGTTGGATATCGTCTAGGTTGGGATTGAGCATGGTTTCCAGGGCGGAAAGGGAAGGGATGACAGCCAAAGACTATCTATGATAGCCAAAACGGTGCGGGGTATTACCGACTTGGCACATCTCTTCAGCTTAGGCCATGGTCGGAAAA contains:
- the psbD gene encoding photosystem II D2 protein (photosystem q(a) protein); this translates as MTIAMGRAQAQRGWFDVLDDWLKRDRFVFVGWSGILLFPCAYLAVGGWLTGTTFVTSWYTHGLASSYLEGANFLTVAVSTPANSLGHSLLLLWGPEAQGDFVRWCQLGGLWSFVALHGAFGLIGFMLRQFEVARLVGLRPYNAIAFSAPIAVFVSVFLMYPLGQSSWFFAPSFGVASIFRFLLFFQGFHNWTLNPFHMMGVAGVLGGALLCAIHGATVENTLFKDGENANTFRAFEPTQAEETYSMVTANRFWSQIFGIAFSNKRWLHFFMLFVPVTGLWMSAVGVVGLGLNLRAYDFVSQEIRAAEDPEFETFYTKNILLNEGIRAWMAPTDQPHEKFVFPEEVLPRGNAL
- a CDS encoding energy-coupling factor ABC transporter ATP-binding protein is translated as MTATHPNAAIAVHNLQFQWPSGQPVLQNCSLTVERGEFCMLLGNNGSGKSTLLRILGGLLKPQAGEWFIESPVGFVFQNPDHQLVMPTVGADVAFGLVEEKLPLADIRNRVDDALAAINLLDLKRRPIYALSGGQKQRVAIAGAIARHCHVLLLDEPTALLDPDSQIDLVKRVRELVKERGLTALWVTHRLVELDYCDRAFLLQSGQVTDEGDPERMKALLQTA
- a CDS encoding NYN domain-containing protein; this encodes MDQGDCIAKLLVDGYNMIGAWPLLVQKKQQEGFEAARRELIEILANYSARKGLDTHLVFDAHGVPSPSVQEVVTDRLSVHYTDFGQTADTYIEKVCARLMHQSRRNHRIIVATSDRVHQLTVTGYGAEWMSARQLESDIHLIHQQSLRRRPRRSQPARRSLMSGLDQEAQEKLMRLRFGHRG
- a CDS encoding DUF554 domain-containing protein codes for the protein MLSLWAKTSGTWINVATVIAGTSLGLLLRSRLPRAMQQVITQAVGLMTLVIGVAMAGSLSAVQVGPLDGIILALLVMVAGGLLGEWGQIEQRLTTLGDWLKAQVKGGGRFTEGFVAASLLFCIGPMAILGSLNNGLAGDNTLLTLKATMDGLASIAMTGSYGVGVGFSALSVLVVQGSLSLLASVSGAAIPDPTTNPYILLITGMGGLMILGIGLSLLEVAQIRVASFLPALALGPLVIALASLF
- the moeB gene encoding molybdopterin-synthase adenylyltransferase MoeB; its protein translation is MLNPNLDDIQLTKEEYERYSRHIILPEVGLEGQKKLKAASVLCVGTGGLGSPLLLYLAAAGIGRIGIVDFDVVDQSNLHRQIIHSESWVGKPKIESAKNRILEINPHCQIDLYETRLSAENALDIFAPYDVVVDGTDNFPTRYLVNDACVLLNKPNVYGSIFRFEGQATVFNYQDGPNYRDLYPEPPPPGMVPSCAEGGVLGVLPGIIGTIQANETIKVILGTGKTLSGRLLLYNALDMTFRELKLRPNPVRPVIEGLIDYEMFCGIPQAQAQAEKEKAGIPEMTVTELKQVLDSGADNVLLLDVRNPNEYEIAKIPGSVLVPLPDIENGDGVSQVKELLNGHRLIVHCKMGGRSAKALGILKQHGIDGTNVKGGILAWSKDVDPSVPEY